In Excalfactoria chinensis isolate bCotChi1 chromosome 20, bCotChi1.hap2, whole genome shotgun sequence, a genomic segment contains:
- the TTC34 gene encoding tetratricopeptide repeat protein 34: MSPQGLAVLLCREGDQHLAQQELPTATAFYVAAFSCSAPTALQKVNSLENGLWEKVIATLEMWCRGKSQIPKIQSRNVAIASLRVEIAAVFLSTLSPDNVLSSIYKLEALLRRGCSEEVVSKCNVLLKAHPEYSVELLLLRALAWVLSGTQIRKGVADYIQVFVRHQAEAVAYVCTRQKEHLPQITQAFSNFLSTYQKESPDGSSLDQWLGNCYAFLSAVAPGDVWVCRAQAAYLFKKSKFEECVAVCSKALKGLSVDNSLRDEKMLGLLLERAAAYFFLGGRMQEMMQDLAEAFAATPELAMKHFEELFSPPDTERIEEQARTVLEVKFAAYREAVRARTELRSNGCSELLPSVIQTVLFLLRISPGSKRELSVRLADCHLLHGHIGAALEICDQLLAAEQKTYHNTLLALRGFCALHSHDHQQALQDFQKVIEHDSPHPNSCIKALCGRGLIRISGGSHYLTALDYITACQLKPEETIFTIKAYVPWNQRGLLLKVLQEEGQKMLQKKRYQEAVQPVDRKTNTAEFGDALGVYQLASLLMELDPSDEASRILCADALYQMGWVEEAHKLLSLALSRNPQRSPILARLALLQLKKGFMYDGNQLLKKVIRIGDTSCLLPIMDIFKDEDRKLMQTHCRSKALSILKNKQEDADIKEAIAYLSFAIIASGGYAEDCLLIRAQCYGHLGQKKTAIFDFNAVLKEDPGNVHALSGRGLIYLALKQQKEAVQDLILALKAEAGMVIPAILSLKLEAQELVAQWLLQHSRTVLAELVATKDFSKEEGTLRDLLVIAGALIKIRKEAQYHIFYTDVLIANGKYEEALVHLQEVFGHSLADELASARLAVLQLKKRNVPAAAHSFSTLAKKDERELEFLLNFVDAKQQQHLSQVAAQEGNVLIKGHHYKKAVGFFTLAILTSKDNPRYLRQRAACFMHLKKYDKALKDMEKVIEKHGCNSLRTRVQDHCSKGHLLLSVSEEEAAVKQYIEALQLDESTALCSITNGSGSESVAKTFHKVAQCNFEMQHYEEAWKITDYGLKIDQNNPDLKKLKTRLKREASGCSIQ; the protein is encoded by the exons ATGTCACCGCAGGGGCTCGccgtgctgctctgcagagaaggggACCAGCATCTCgcccagcaggagctgcccacagccacgGCTTTCTACGTGGCCGCCTTCAGCTGCAGTGCCCCCACAGCCCTACAGAAAGTGAACTCGTTGGAGAACGGGCTCTGGGAGAAAGTGATAGCCACCTTGGAGATGTGGTGCAGGGGTAAGAGCCAGATTCCCAAGATCCAGAGCAGGAACGTGGCCATCGCGTCGCTCAGAGTGGAAATAGCCGCTGTCTTTCTCTCCACCCTAAGTCCTGACAACGTGCTGTCCTCAATATATAAACTGGAGGCCCTGCTCAGGCGGGGATGCTCAGAGGAGGTGGTGAGCAAATGCAACGTTCTGCTCAAGGCTCACCCAGAATATTCAgtagaactgctgctgctgagggcgTTGGCATGGGTGCTGTCAGGGACACAGATAAGGAAGGGAGTTGCAGACTACATCCAAGTGTTTGTGAGGCATCAGGCTGAGGCAGTGGCCTATGTGTGTACCAGGCAAAAAGAACACCTGCCACAGATCACCCAGGCCTTCTCTAATTTCCTCTCAACGTATCAGAAGGAAAGCCCAGACGGCAGTTCCTTGGACCAGTGGCTGGGCAATTGCTATGCCTTCTTGTCTGCAGTGGCACCAGGTGACGTCTGGGTTTGCAGAGCGCAGGCAGCTTACCtcttcaagaaaagcaaattcgAGGAGTGCGTGGCAGTTTGTAGCAAGGCCCTGAAGGGACTGTCAGTAGATAACAGTCTGAGAGATGAGAAGATGCTGGGTCTGCTCTTGGAACGGGCTGCCGCGTATTTCTTCTTGGGTGGCCGGATGCAGGAAATGATGCAGGATTTAGCAGAAGCCTTTGCAGCAACTCCTGAGCTGGCAATGAAGCACTTTGAAGAGCTTTTCTCACCACCTGACACTGAGAGGATAGAAGAACAGGCTAGAACTGTCCTGGAAGTGAAGTTTGCAGCATACAGGGAGGCTGTGCGTGCTCGGACCGAACTCAGAAGCAATGGTTGTAGTGAACTGCTCCCTTCTGTAATCCAAACAGTCCTTTTCCTCCTGCGTATCTCCCCGGGTTCCAAACGTGAGCTCAGTGTCCGGCTGGCAGACTGCCATCTCCTGCATGGACACATCGGAGCTGCCTTGGAAATCTGTGACCAGCtcctggcagcagagcagaaaacttATCACAATACTCTCCTGGCACTGCGAGGATTCTGTGCCCTCCATTCTCATGATCATCAGCAAGCCCTGCAGGACTTTCAGAAGGTCATTGAGCACGATTCCCCACATCCTAACAGCTGTATTAAAGCCTTATGTGGGCGTGGGCTTATCCGGATTTCTGGTGGCAGCCATTACTTGACAGCCCTGGATTATATCACAGCTTGCCAGTTAAAGCCAGAAGAAACCATCTTCACCATCAAGGCCTACGTGCCGTGGAACCAAAGAGGATTGCTGCTAAAGGTTCTCCAGGAAGAGGGACAGAAGATGCTCCAGAAGAAGAGGTACCAGGAGGCAGTTCAGCCTGtggacagaaaaacaaacacagctgagTTTGG ggATGCCCTCGGGGTTTACCAGCTGGCTTCTCTCTTGATGGAACTGGACCCTTCTGATGAAGCATCACGGATCCTTTGTGCCGATGCTCTGTACCAGATGGGCTGGGTAGAAGAAGCTCACAAGCTGCTCTCATTAGCACTCTCcagaaatccacagagatctCCCATCCTGGCTCGACTCGCACTTCTGCAATTAAAGAAAGGTTTCATGTATGATGGCAATCAG CTGCTAAAGAAAGTGATCAGAATTGGGGACACCTCCTGCCTCCTGCCAATCATGGacattttcaaggatgaagaCCGGAAGCTGATGCAAACTCACTGCCGTTCCAAAGCACTGAGCATCTTGAAGAACAAACAGGAAGATGCTGACATAAAAGAGGCCATTGCCTATCTTTCTTTTGCCATCATTGCTTCAG GTGGCTATGCTGAAGATTGCCTCCTCATCAGGGCTCAATGTTATGGGCACCTCGGTCAGAAGAAAACTGCTATTTTTGATTTTAATGCTGTCTTAAAGGAGGACCCCGGCAATGTGCATGCTCTCAGTGGGCGAGGATTAATTTACCTTGCTCTAAAGCAGCAAAAG GAGGCAGTGCAAGATTTGATCTTGGCGCTGAAGGCAGAGGCAGGAATGGTAATCCCAGCAATCCTCTCTTTAAAGCTTGAAGCCCAAGAGCTGGTCGCTCAGTGgctccttcagcacagcaggacTGTGTTAGCTGAGCTTGTTGCTACCAAAGacttttcaaaggaagaaggCACCCTCCGAGACCTTCTTGTGATTGCAGGAGCATTAATAAAAATTCGCAAGGAAGCACAGTACCACATCTTCTATACGGATGTTTTGATTGCAAATGGTAA GTATGAAGAGGCCCTTGTTCACCTTCAGGAGGTGTTTGGCCATTCCCTTGCTGATGAGCTTGCTAGTGCAAGACTGGCTGTGTTGCAGCTGAAGAAGAGGAAcgtgccagcagcagctcactcaTTCAGCACCCTAGCTaagaaagatgaaagggagCTGGAGTTTCTCCTGAACTTTGTAGATGCTaagcaacagcagcatctctCCCAG GTAGCAGCCCAAGAAGGAAATGTTCTGATTAAAGGGCATCACTATAAGAAGGCTGTTGGTTTCTTTACCCTGGCTATCTTGACAAGCAAAGATAACCCAAGATACCTCCGACAAAGGGCTGCTTGCTTTATGCACCTGAAAAAATATGACAAAGCTTTAAAAGATATGGAGAAGGTGATCGAGAAGCATGGCTGTAACAGTCTGAGAACACGAGTTCAGGACCACTGCTCAAAGGGACACCTGCTATTGTCAGTGtcagaggaagaagcagcagtcaAACAGTATATTGAAGCACTGCAATTGGATGAATCCACGGCATTGTGCAGCATCACGAATGGTTCTGGCAGTGAAAGCGTAGCAAAAACTTTTCATAAGGTTGCACAGTGTAATTTTGAAATGCAGCATTATGAAGAGGCCTGGAAAATCACAGATTATGGCCTTAAAATTGATCAAAACAATCCCGACCTTAAGAAGCTAAAAACAAGACTCAAGCGAGAGGCATCCGGCTGTAGCATACAGTAA